Proteins encoded by one window of Azospirillum brasilense:
- a CDS encoding TerC family protein — protein MDSLVTPLFLDVMGKPAWVWLTFVGLVLALLAFDLGILNRRDREIGVKESLRLSAFYIAVALLFGGWVWWSMGDAAAAQYYTGFFIEKSLSLDNVFVISLIFTYFAVPRAYQHRVLFWGILGVIVMRGLMIAAGAALVSEFHWVLYVFGAFLLLTGVKMLFAVDKEPDLADNPALRFLNRHLRITDGFRGQKFFVREAGPDGRTALYATPLFLALMMVEFADLIFAVDSVPAIFAITTDPYIIYTSNIFAILGLRALYFALAAMVHRFRYLKYALALVLVFIGGKIFYAQLFGKPDPLVSLGVTLTLIAGGVVVSLLKTRGEGKRLPAE, from the coding sequence ATGGATTCCCTTGTCACCCCCCTCTTTCTCGATGTCATGGGAAAGCCGGCGTGGGTCTGGCTGACCTTCGTCGGCCTCGTCCTGGCCTTGCTGGCCTTCGACCTCGGCATTCTCAACCGCCGCGACCGCGAGATCGGCGTGAAGGAAAGCCTTCGCCTCTCGGCCTTCTACATCGCCGTCGCCCTGCTGTTCGGCGGCTGGGTCTGGTGGTCGATGGGCGACGCCGCGGCCGCCCAGTACTACACGGGCTTCTTCATCGAAAAGAGCCTGTCGCTCGACAACGTGTTCGTCATATCGCTGATCTTCACCTACTTCGCGGTCCCGCGGGCCTACCAGCACCGCGTGCTGTTCTGGGGCATCCTGGGCGTGATCGTGATGCGCGGCCTGATGATCGCCGCGGGCGCCGCCCTGGTCAGCGAGTTCCACTGGGTGCTTTACGTCTTCGGCGCCTTCCTTCTGCTGACCGGCGTGAAGATGCTGTTCGCCGTGGACAAGGAGCCGGACCTCGCCGACAACCCGGCGCTGCGTTTCCTGAACCGGCATCTGCGCATCACCGACGGCTTCCGCGGCCAGAAATTCTTCGTGCGCGAGGCGGGGCCGGACGGGCGGACCGCGCTCTACGCCACCCCGCTGTTCCTGGCGCTGATGATGGTCGAGTTCGCCGACCTGATCTTCGCGGTGGACAGCGTGCCGGCGATCTTCGCCATCACCACAGACCCCTACATCATCTACACGAGCAACATCTTCGCCATCCTCGGCCTGCGCGCGCTCTACTTCGCGCTGGCGGCGATGGTCCACCGCTTCCGTTATTTGAAGTACGCGCTGGCGCTGGTGCTGGTCTTCATCGGCGGCAAGATCTTCTACGCGCAGCTCTTCGGCAAGCCGGACCCGCTGGTCTCGCTGGGCGTGACGCTGACCCTGATCGCGGGCGGCGTGGTCGTCTCGCTTCTCAAGACGCGCGGCGAGGGCAAGCGGCTGCCGGCGGAATGA